In a genomic window of Streptomyces pristinaespiralis:
- a CDS encoding Cmx/CmrA family chloramphenicol efflux MFS transporter: MPLAVYILGLSVFALGTSEFMLSGLLPPIAADMDVSIPRAGLLTSAFAVGMVVGAPLLAVATLRLPRRTTLIALISVFGVGQVAGALAPTYEILFASRVISALACAGFWAVGAAVAIAMVPVTSRARAMAVMIGGLSIANVLGVPAGAFLGEHLGWRSAFWAVGAASAVALVGVLMRIPHIPLPEQKPQLRKELTIYRDGQVWLAVAITALAAGGVFCLFTYLSPLLTGVAGLDAGWVPTVLALFGIGALAGSTIGGRVADAHLFGVMLSGIAASTVLLAAIGLFASYAAAAVALSFLLGFSSFFTAPALNARMFNVAGAAPTLAGATTTAAFNLGNTGGPWLGGVVIDADLGFTSTAWAGAAMMVVAIVLVVVALRLHGSSRVVSQSVPGERAVSAERV, translated from the coding sequence ATGCCGCTCGCCGTCTACATCCTCGGCCTCTCCGTCTTCGCGCTCGGGACGAGCGAGTTCATGCTCTCCGGGCTGCTGCCGCCGATCGCGGCGGACATGGACGTATCGATCCCCCGGGCCGGGCTGCTGACCTCCGCGTTCGCGGTCGGCATGGTGGTCGGCGCACCGCTGCTCGCCGTCGCGACGCTACGGCTGCCCCGCAGGACCACTCTCATCGCGCTGATCTCCGTCTTCGGCGTCGGCCAGGTCGCCGGCGCCCTCGCGCCCACCTACGAGATCCTTTTCGCCTCCCGCGTCATCAGCGCGCTCGCCTGCGCCGGCTTCTGGGCCGTCGGCGCGGCCGTCGCCATCGCGATGGTGCCGGTGACCTCACGCGCCCGGGCCATGGCCGTCATGATCGGCGGACTGTCGATCGCCAACGTCCTCGGTGTCCCCGCGGGCGCGTTCCTCGGTGAGCACCTGGGCTGGCGGTCGGCGTTCTGGGCGGTCGGCGCGGCGTCCGCCGTGGCACTCGTCGGCGTACTGATGAGGATCCCGCACATCCCGCTGCCCGAGCAGAAGCCCCAGCTGCGCAAGGAGCTGACGATCTACCGGGACGGCCAGGTCTGGCTGGCCGTGGCGATCACCGCGCTGGCGGCGGGCGGCGTGTTCTGCCTCTTCACCTACCTCAGTCCGCTGCTCACCGGCGTGGCGGGGCTGGACGCCGGCTGGGTGCCGACCGTGCTCGCGCTGTTCGGCATCGGCGCGCTGGCCGGCTCGACGATCGGCGGCCGGGTGGCCGACGCGCACCTCTTCGGCGTGATGCTCAGCGGCATAGCCGCGTCGACGGTGCTGCTGGCGGCGATCGGGCTGTTCGCCTCGTACGCGGCCGCCGCGGTGGCGCTGTCGTTCCTGCTCGGCTTCTCCTCGTTCTTCACGGCCCCGGCGCTCAACGCCCGGATGTTCAACGTCGCGGGCGCGGCCCCGACGCTCGCCGGTGCGACGACGACGGCGGCGTTCAACCTCGGCAACACCGGCGGCCCCTGGCTCGGCGGTGTGGTGATCGACGCGGACCTCGGCTTCACGTCCACGGCCTGGGCGGGCGCGGCCATGATGGTCGTCGCCATCGTCCTCGTGGTGGTGGCGCTGCGGCTCCACGGCAGCTCACGGGTGGTGTCCCAGTCGGTCCCGGGCGAGCGGGCCGTGTCGGCGGAACGGGTCTGA
- a CDS encoding HD domain-containing protein has product MTDRSADLGARWTEALLGARGDASGPDPLPYGENLLARWAEPQRRYHTTGHLVAVLDHVDTLAGHADDPDLVRLAAWFHDAVYLPDRSENEERSARLAERALPEAGLSGRATAEVARLVRLTTTHAPDEGDRNGEVLCDADLAILAAAPDAYAAYAAAVREEYAFVPDEAFRDGRAAVLRQLLALPRLFRTPHGRREWERKARHNLTVELELLAAS; this is encoded by the coding sequence ATGACCGACCGATCCGCCGACCTCGGCGCCCGCTGGACCGAAGCGCTCCTCGGGGCCCGCGGGGACGCGAGCGGACCCGACCCCCTGCCGTACGGGGAGAACCTGCTCGCGCGCTGGGCCGAGCCGCAGCGGCGCTACCACACCACCGGCCATCTGGTCGCGGTCCTCGACCACGTCGACACCCTCGCCGGTCACGCGGACGATCCGGACCTCGTACGGCTGGCCGCCTGGTTCCACGACGCCGTGTATCTCCCCGACCGCTCGGAGAACGAGGAGCGCTCGGCCCGCCTCGCGGAGCGCGCCCTCCCGGAGGCCGGTCTCAGCGGGCGGGCGACCGCCGAGGTGGCCCGGCTCGTCCGCCTGACCACGACCCACGCCCCCGACGAGGGCGACCGCAACGGCGAGGTGCTGTGCGACGCGGACCTGGCGATCCTGGCCGCCGCCCCCGACGCGTACGCCGCATACGCGGCGGCGGTGCGCGAGGAGTACGCCTTCGTCCCCGACGAGGCCTTCCGGGACGGCCGTGCCGCGGTGCTCCGCCAGCTGCTCGCCCTGCCGCGGCTGTTCCGTACACCGCACGGCCGGCGCGAGTGGGAACGAAAGGCCCGCCACAACCTCACCGTCGAGCTGGAGCTGCTCGCCGCGTCCTGA
- a CDS encoding heavy metal translocating P-type ATPase, whose amino-acid sequence MPQTATETRSVELAIGGMTCASCAARIEKKLNRMEGVEATVNYATEKAKVSFAEGTAVADLIATVEATGYTAAEPAPPPTEGGPAAQDGAPADDGLTPLRQRLVTAVVLAVPVVAMAMVPALQIEYWQWLSLTLAAPVVTYAAWPFHRAAWTNAKHGAATMDTLISVGTSAAFLWSLWALFFGTAGTPGMTHPFEFTIARSDGAGNIYLEAAAGVTAFILAGRYFEARSKRRAGAALKALLELGAKDVTVLRDGRQETIPTSELRTGDRFLVRPGEKIATDGTVVEGASAVDASMLTGESVPVEVSVGDTVTGATLNAGGRLVVEATRVGADTQLARMAKLVEDAQNGKAAAQRLADRISAVFVPVVIALALGTLGFWLGNGSGLTAAFTAAVAVLIIACPCALGLATPTALMVGTGRGAQLGILIKGPEVLETTRKVDTIVLDKTGTVTTGRMTLLAVHTADGTEETEVLRLAGALENASEHPIAQAVATGAAEKLGSLPTPEDFANVPGLGVQGVVDGHAVLVGREKLLHDWAMELPADLARAKHDAEAAGRTAITVAWDGEVRAVLEVADAVKDTSAEAVRRLRALGLTPILLTGDNEAVARSVAAEVGISPDDVIAEVMPEDKVNVVKRLQAEGRSVAMVGDGVNDAAALAQADLGLAMGTGTDAAIEAGDLTLVRGDLTAAADAIRLSRKTLGTIRSNLFWAFAYNVAALPLAAAGLLNPMIAGAAMAFSSVFVVANSLRLRGFKAA is encoded by the coding sequence ATGCCGCAGACCGCGACCGAAACCCGCTCCGTAGAGCTCGCCATCGGTGGCATGACGTGCGCCTCCTGCGCCGCGCGCATCGAGAAGAAGCTCAACCGCATGGAAGGGGTCGAGGCGACCGTCAACTACGCCACGGAGAAGGCGAAGGTCTCCTTCGCGGAGGGCACCGCCGTCGCCGATCTGATCGCCACGGTGGAGGCCACGGGCTACACCGCCGCCGAGCCCGCGCCCCCACCCACCGAGGGCGGGCCCGCAGCACAGGACGGGGCCCCGGCGGACGACGGGCTGACCCCGCTGCGGCAGCGGCTGGTGACCGCGGTGGTGCTCGCGGTGCCGGTGGTCGCGATGGCGATGGTCCCCGCGCTGCAGATCGAGTACTGGCAGTGGCTGAGTCTGACCCTGGCCGCCCCGGTCGTCACCTACGCGGCCTGGCCCTTCCACCGGGCGGCGTGGACGAACGCGAAGCACGGCGCGGCGACGATGGACACGCTGATCTCGGTCGGCACGTCGGCCGCGTTCCTGTGGTCGCTGTGGGCGCTGTTCTTCGGCACCGCCGGCACCCCCGGCATGACGCACCCCTTCGAGTTCACGATCGCCCGCAGTGACGGGGCGGGGAACATCTACCTGGAGGCGGCGGCCGGCGTCACCGCGTTCATCCTGGCCGGACGGTACTTCGAGGCCCGCTCGAAGCGCCGGGCGGGCGCGGCGCTGAAGGCGCTGCTGGAGCTGGGCGCCAAGGACGTGACCGTGCTGCGCGACGGCCGACAGGAGACGATCCCGACCTCCGAGCTGAGGACCGGGGACCGGTTCCTCGTCCGGCCGGGCGAGAAGATCGCCACCGACGGCACCGTGGTGGAGGGCGCCTCCGCCGTCGACGCCTCGATGCTCACCGGCGAGTCCGTCCCGGTCGAGGTCTCGGTCGGCGACACCGTCACCGGCGCCACCCTGAACGCCGGCGGCCGCCTCGTCGTCGAAGCCACCCGCGTCGGCGCCGACACCCAGCTCGCACGGATGGCGAAGCTCGTCGAGGACGCGCAGAACGGCAAGGCCGCGGCCCAGCGCCTCGCCGACAGGATCTCCGCCGTGTTCGTCCCGGTCGTCATCGCCCTCGCCCTCGGCACCCTGGGCTTCTGGCTCGGCAACGGCTCCGGCCTGACCGCCGCGTTCACCGCAGCCGTCGCCGTCCTGATCATCGCCTGCCCCTGCGCCCTGGGCCTCGCCACGCCGACCGCGCTGATGGTCGGCACCGGCCGCGGCGCGCAGCTCGGCATCCTGATCAAGGGCCCCGAGGTCCTGGAGACCACCCGCAAGGTCGACACGATCGTCCTCGACAAGACCGGCACCGTCACCACCGGCCGGATGACCCTGCTCGCCGTGCACACCGCCGACGGCACCGAGGAGACCGAGGTGCTGCGGCTGGCCGGTGCGCTGGAGAACGCCTCCGAGCACCCCATCGCCCAGGCCGTCGCCACCGGGGCGGCGGAGAAGCTCGGCAGCCTGCCCACCCCCGAGGACTTCGCGAACGTCCCCGGCCTCGGCGTCCAGGGCGTCGTCGACGGGCACGCCGTCCTCGTGGGCCGCGAGAAGCTGCTCCACGACTGGGCGATGGAACTGCCCGCAGACCTCGCCCGCGCCAAGCACGACGCGGAGGCCGCCGGCCGCACCGCGATCACCGTCGCCTGGGACGGCGAGGTGCGCGCGGTCCTCGAGGTCGCTGACGCCGTCAAGGACACCAGCGCGGAGGCGGTCCGCCGCCTGCGGGCCCTCGGCCTGACCCCGATCCTCCTCACCGGCGACAACGAGGCCGTCGCCAGGAGCGTGGCCGCCGAGGTCGGCATCTCCCCCGACGACGTGATCGCGGAGGTCATGCCCGAGGACAAGGTGAACGTCGTCAAGCGCCTCCAGGCGGAAGGCCGCAGCGTCGCCATGGTCGGCGACGGCGTCAACGACGCCGCCGCCCTCGCCCAGGCCGACCTCGGCCTCGCCATGGGCACCGGCACCGACGCCGCCATCGAAGCAGGCGACCTCACCCTCGTCCGCGGCGACCTCACCGCCGCCGCCGACGCCATCCGCCTCTCCCGCAAGACCCTCGGCACCATCAGGTCCAACCTCTTCTGGGCCTTCGCCTACAACGTCGCCGCCCTCCCCCTCGCCGCCGCCGGCCTCCTCAACCCCATGATCGCCGGAGCCGCCATGGCCTTCTCCTCCGTCTTCGTCGTCGCCAACTCGCTGCGCCTGCGTGGCTTCAAGGCCGCGTGA
- a CDS encoding copper homeostasis protein CutC, with amino-acid sequence MSNRVLLEVIALDAQDAVAARSGGADRLELITDIAADGLTPPVATFKAIRAAVDIPLRVMLRLSDGFAAGGPADVDALVRAAEELREAGADEFVLGFLDDHGLPDLVTIERLLAVVDGCRWTFHRAIDHAADRDALRKQLADLPGLDTYLTAGSAAGVDDGMRTLLAEAARHGEPGYEPQLLVGGGLRLDHVPALRQAGLTGFHIGGAARPGGWSAPVDPTAVREWRAALDA; translated from the coding sequence ATGAGCAACCGTGTACTCCTTGAGGTGATCGCCCTCGACGCGCAGGACGCGGTCGCTGCCCGGTCCGGAGGGGCCGACCGGCTGGAGCTGATCACCGACATCGCGGCCGACGGGCTGACGCCGCCGGTCGCCACCTTCAAGGCGATCCGCGCGGCCGTCGACATCCCGCTGCGCGTGATGCTCCGCCTCTCCGACGGCTTCGCGGCCGGCGGGCCGGCGGACGTGGACGCCCTGGTCCGGGCCGCGGAGGAACTGCGCGAGGCGGGGGCGGACGAGTTCGTCCTCGGCTTCCTCGACGACCACGGGCTGCCGGACCTCGTCACGATCGAACGGCTGCTGGCCGTCGTCGACGGTTGCCGCTGGACCTTCCACCGCGCGATCGACCACGCGGCGGACCGGGACGCCCTGCGCAAGCAGCTCGCCGACCTGCCCGGACTCGACACGTATCTGACGGCCGGTTCCGCCGCGGGCGTCGACGACGGCATGCGCACGCTCCTCGCCGAGGCCGCGCGGCACGGTGAACCGGGCTACGAGCCGCAGCTCCTGGTGGGCGGGGGCCTGCGTCTGGACCACGTCCCGGCTCTGCGGCAGGCGGGCCTGACGGGCTTCCACATCGGCGGCGCGGCCCGGCCCGGCGGATGGTCGGCGCCCGTGGACCCGACGGCGGTCCGCGAATGGCGCGCCGCGCTGGACGCGTAG
- a CDS encoding HelD family protein, whose protein sequence is MPTDGDDPLSRERAHLAASRSALRAMREDVQSLDIRDVTANWVNAAVLQSQIEDRIKALADLSHTPLFFGRLDYLPTTQEGRRFYIGRRHVHDAAGDPMVIDWRAPVSQPFYRASRKDPQDVGLRRRFGYTGGDLTAYEDEHLTDPSETEQTSRLLQAEIERPRVGPMRDIVATIQPEQDEIVRSGLSGTVCVQGGPGTGKTAVGLHRVAYLLYAHRERLARTGTLVIGPNRSFLHYIEQVLPALGELEVKQATVDDLVGHVEVRGRDTAAAAVVKGDARMAQVLRRAVRSHVTMPTEPLVVVRGSRRWRIPAYELEEIVRELLDRDIRYGAARDALPQRIAHTVLVRMEEAGEAPDDRVQDAVARNPAVKAAVKAIWPPVDPAKLVLRLLSDGEFLATHAEGILTPDEQATILPAKPARSVRSAKWSAADAVLIDEATDLVQRTQSLGHVVLDEAQDLSPMQYRAVGRRCSTGSATVLGDLAQGTTPWATASWAEALTHLGKPEAVVEELTAGFRVPREVIAYASRLLPHMSPGLAPVSSVRESPGSLEVREVADAADLDAAVVAACTESLRNEGSIGLIAADSRVPALSAALAAADLPYLSPGEETTAEARLTLVPASLAKGLEYDYVVLDEPSSVITDEPDLRTGLRRLYVSLTRAVSGLTVVHATPLPPQLA, encoded by the coding sequence GTGCCCACCGACGGGGACGACCCGCTCTCCCGTGAGCGGGCGCACCTCGCCGCGTCGCGGTCCGCCCTGCGTGCGATGCGCGAGGACGTCCAGTCCCTAGACATCAGGGACGTCACCGCGAACTGGGTCAACGCCGCCGTCCTCCAGTCGCAGATCGAGGACCGCATCAAGGCGCTCGCCGACCTGTCCCACACCCCGCTCTTCTTCGGCCGCCTCGACTACCTGCCCACCACGCAGGAGGGCCGGCGGTTCTACATCGGCCGCCGGCACGTCCATGACGCCGCCGGCGACCCCATGGTCATCGACTGGCGCGCGCCGGTCTCCCAGCCCTTCTACCGGGCCTCGCGCAAGGACCCGCAGGACGTCGGCCTCCGCCGGCGCTTCGGCTACACCGGCGGCGACCTCACGGCGTACGAGGACGAACACCTCACCGACCCGTCGGAGACCGAGCAGACCTCGAGGCTCCTCCAGGCGGAGATCGAGCGGCCGCGCGTCGGCCCCATGCGGGACATCGTCGCGACGATCCAGCCCGAGCAGGACGAGATCGTGCGCAGCGGGCTGTCCGGCACGGTCTGCGTGCAGGGCGGACCGGGCACCGGAAAGACGGCCGTCGGTCTGCACCGTGTCGCGTACCTCCTCTACGCGCACCGGGAACGCCTGGCGCGCACCGGCACCCTGGTCATCGGGCCGAACCGTTCCTTCCTCCACTACATCGAGCAGGTCCTGCCCGCCCTCGGCGAGCTGGAGGTCAAGCAGGCCACGGTCGACGACCTGGTGGGACACGTGGAGGTCCGCGGCCGGGACACCGCCGCGGCGGCCGTCGTCAAGGGCGACGCCCGGATGGCGCAGGTCCTGCGGCGCGCGGTCCGCTCCCACGTCACGATGCCGACGGAGCCGCTGGTCGTGGTGCGCGGATCGCGGCGCTGGCGGATCCCGGCGTACGAACTCGAGGAGATCGTCCGCGAGTTGCTCGACCGCGACATCCGCTACGGAGCCGCCCGCGACGCCCTCCCCCAGCGGATCGCGCACACCGTGCTGGTCCGCATGGAAGAGGCGGGCGAGGCGCCCGACGACCGGGTCCAGGATGCCGTCGCCCGCAACCCCGCCGTCAAGGCGGCGGTCAAGGCGATCTGGCCGCCGGTCGATCCGGCGAAGCTCGTGCTGCGGCTGCTCTCCGACGGGGAGTTCCTCGCCACGCACGCGGAAGGCATCCTCACGCCGGACGAGCAGGCCACGATCCTGCCGGCGAAGCCCGCTCGCAGCGTGCGGTCCGCGAAGTGGTCGGCGGCGGACGCGGTGCTGATCGACGAGGCGACGGACCTGGTGCAGCGCACCCAGTCACTGGGCCATGTCGTCCTCGACGAGGCGCAGGACCTGTCCCCGATGCAGTACCGCGCGGTGGGCCGCCGCTGCTCGACGGGGTCGGCGACGGTCCTCGGCGACCTCGCGCAGGGCACGACGCCCTGGGCGACCGCCTCATGGGCGGAGGCGCTGACCCACCTCGGCAAGCCGGAAGCGGTCGTCGAGGAGCTGACCGCGGGTTTCCGCGTCCCCCGCGAGGTGATCGCCTACGCGTCGCGCCTGCTTCCGCACATGTCCCCCGGCCTGGCGCCGGTCTCCTCGGTCCGCGAGTCCCCCGGCTCCCTCGAGGTCCGCGAGGTCGCGGACGCCGCGGACCTCGACGCGGCGGTCGTCGCGGCGTGCACGGAATCCCTCCGCAACGAGGGGTCGATCGGGCTGATCGCGGCGGACAGCCGTGTCCCGGCGCTCTCCGCCGCGCTGGCCGCGGCGGATCTCCCGTACCTCTCGCCCGGCGAGGAGACCACCGCCGAGGCGCGTCTCACCCTCGTCCCCGCGTCGCTGGCGAAGGGCCTGGAGTACGACTACGTGGTCCTCGACGAGCCGTCGTCGGTCATCACCGACGAACCGGACCTCCGTACGGGGCTGCGCCGCCTGTACGTGTCCCTGACCCGCGCCGTCTCCGGCCTCACGGTCGTCCACGCGACGCCGCTCCCACCCCAACTGGCCTGA
- a CDS encoding ATP-binding cassette domain-containing protein: MPLRFTECSFAYRAGVPVLDGLTLEFPAGCTVLLGPNGAGKSTLLSLGASVLAPASGRVQLGRMCSTDRRHRGEYRRRVGWLPQNVKPVPSLTVREQAAYAGWLKGLSRSDAWERSARALDQVRLAELAGRRSHELSGGQMRRLGIAQSLIHDAQVVLLDEPTAGLDPVQRGVFRELVAELSESVSFVVSTHQTEDLADVYESVIVFDRGQVAFQGTVRDFFARAPEGVPVERRAESAYRGLVRGEV; encoded by the coding sequence GTGCCACTTCGCTTCACTGAATGTTCCTTCGCCTACCGTGCGGGGGTCCCTGTCCTTGATGGCCTGACACTGGAGTTCCCGGCGGGGTGCACCGTGCTGTTGGGGCCCAACGGGGCCGGGAAGTCGACTCTGTTGTCGCTGGGGGCCTCCGTCCTCGCCCCGGCCTCCGGACGTGTGCAGCTGGGGAGGATGTGCAGCACGGACAGGCGTCACCGCGGTGAATACCGGCGCAGGGTCGGGTGGTTGCCCCAGAACGTGAAACCCGTGCCGTCGCTGACGGTGCGGGAACAGGCCGCCTATGCCGGCTGGCTGAAGGGGCTGTCGAGGTCTGACGCGTGGGAACGTTCTGCGAGGGCGTTGGACCAGGTCCGGCTCGCCGAGTTGGCGGGTCGTCGCAGTCACGAGCTGTCCGGTGGCCAGATGCGACGGCTCGGAATCGCGCAGTCGCTGATTCACGACGCCCAAGTCGTGTTGCTCGATGAGCCGACGGCCGGCCTCGACCCCGTACAGCGTGGCGTCTTCCGCGAATTGGTGGCGGAACTGTCGGAATCCGTCAGTTTCGTCGTGTCCACTCACCAGACGGAGGATCTCGCCGACGTCTATGAAAGCGTCATCGTCTTCGACCGGGGACAGGTGGCATTCCAAGGGACGGTGAGGGACTTCTTCGCGCGGGCTCCGGAAGGTGTGCCGGTCGAGCGCCGGGCCGAGAGCGCCTATCGCGGCCTTGTCCGTGGGGAGGTCTGA
- a CDS encoding DUF7224 domain-containing protein, with protein sequence MFWFGVQNTESVIQYWESATAQSLIVLGFVSAGCGACAAWESARIHRAEVDNWAPVRGRLHIAWLHLAPVAVLGLLGVLASLAAFSSTALGAPGFPSLGILVTAYAVVVSHIALGWLVGPLMPRVLGAAVMLVFGYLWGFWPAAIGELPWLRHLNGQGMSECCGLDQTASLRSMAATVLFSAGLVAAALIAVALNNRRRRDMGYAVSAAAVGTVGALVLAVPLEFRGVQARDPELRRCTGTRVQVCVWPEQYDREDDMVRWAQDTGKRLGEVGVTPAARVEFGEPHPSESVVRATTATSVLPSAPPDCAAMPGAEYPGDAAHSAIYAWLSLTAGEPEEELVQHWPSEAVALARQVRGLSADEQHAWYERNMRSVLDCSVKPDLRPASFRQEGGEKP encoded by the coding sequence TTGTTCTGGTTCGGCGTGCAGAACACGGAATCGGTGATTCAGTACTGGGAATCCGCGACTGCCCAGTCGTTGATCGTGCTCGGTTTCGTCAGTGCGGGGTGCGGCGCGTGTGCCGCTTGGGAGTCCGCGAGGATCCACCGCGCGGAGGTCGACAATTGGGCTCCCGTCCGCGGTCGCCTTCATATCGCCTGGCTGCATCTCGCCCCTGTCGCGGTTCTTGGTCTGCTGGGTGTGCTGGCGAGTCTCGCGGCATTTTCTTCCACCGCTCTGGGCGCGCCCGGTTTCCCGAGCCTGGGAATACTGGTCACGGCTTACGCGGTCGTGGTGTCCCACATCGCGCTCGGTTGGCTCGTGGGACCGCTGATGCCGCGCGTTCTCGGAGCAGCGGTCATGCTCGTCTTCGGCTATCTCTGGGGGTTTTGGCCCGCCGCGATCGGTGAGCTGCCCTGGCTGCGACACCTCAACGGCCAGGGGATGAGTGAGTGCTGCGGCCTCGACCAGACCGCCTCGCTCCGCAGCATGGCGGCCACCGTCCTCTTCTCCGCCGGGCTTGTCGCTGCCGCTCTGATCGCCGTCGCTCTCAACAACAGGCGCCGCCGCGACATGGGTTATGCCGTCTCGGCGGCTGCCGTCGGCACTGTCGGCGCCCTGGTCCTGGCGGTGCCGCTCGAATTCCGGGGCGTGCAGGCCCGCGACCCTGAACTTCGGAGGTGCACGGGGACACGCGTCCAGGTCTGCGTATGGCCTGAGCAGTACGACCGGGAGGACGACATGGTCCGCTGGGCGCAGGACACCGGGAAGCGCCTGGGCGAAGTAGGCGTCACCCCGGCGGCGCGCGTCGAGTTCGGGGAACCGCACCCTTCGGAGAGCGTGGTCCGGGCGACCACGGCGACCAGCGTCCTGCCGAGCGCACCTCCGGACTGCGCTGCGATGCCCGGCGCCGAGTATCCGGGAGATGCCGCGCACAGCGCGATCTACGCCTGGCTGTCGCTCACTGCGGGGGAGCCGGAGGAGGAGTTGGTTCAGCACTGGCCGTCCGAGGCCGTGGCCCTCGCCCGGCAGGTGCGCGGGCTGTCCGCTGATGAGCAACACGCATGGTACGAGCGCAATATGCGGTCCGTTCTGGACTGCTCGGTGAAGCCGGACCTCCGTCCGGCCTCCTTCCGGCAAGAGGGCGGGGAGAAGCCGTGA